Proteins from one Microbacterium faecale genomic window:
- a CDS encoding DUF501 domain-containing protein, giving the protein MTIPPFDPVSEQEIRVVSAQLGRPARGVVGIAARCACGNPTVVATAPRLPQGTPFPTFYYLTHPSATAEMSRLEAGQVMVEFTHLLAEDPAVRDQYARAHAAFLADRAPYGDVPEIADVSAGGMPTRVKCLHALAGHALAAGPGVNPIGDLALERSAWSPERCECTDPGAALADDGAPAA; this is encoded by the coding sequence GTGACGATTCCCCCCTTCGATCCCGTCAGCGAGCAGGAGATCCGCGTGGTCAGCGCGCAGCTCGGCCGACCCGCCCGCGGCGTCGTCGGCATCGCGGCGCGTTGCGCCTGCGGTAACCCGACCGTCGTCGCGACGGCGCCGCGCTTGCCGCAGGGGACACCGTTCCCCACGTTCTACTACCTGACCCACCCGTCCGCGACCGCCGAGATGTCGCGTCTGGAGGCCGGTCAGGTCATGGTCGAGTTCACGCACCTGCTCGCCGAGGATCCGGCCGTCCGCGACCAGTACGCGCGCGCCCACGCGGCGTTCCTCGCGGACCGCGCGCCCTACGGCGATGTGCCCGAGATCGCCGACGTCTCCGCGGGAGGAATGCCGACCCGCGTCAAGTGTCTCCACGCTCTCGCTGGCCACGCGCTTGCCGCGGGGCCCGGCGTCAATCCGATCGGCGACCTCGCGCTCGAGCGCTCGGCGTGGTCGCCCGAGCGGTGCGAGTGCACCGACCCCGGCGCGGCTCTCGCCGACGACGGAGCTCCGGCGGCATGA
- a CDS encoding ABC transporter substrate-binding protein yields the protein MNRRKIALRVTLAGALALVLTGCSGGGSGGASDAPNAEFEFWSFTGIGQKDSVERYLDENPDANVKLSEVGSTTETATALTAALAGGRVPDLVMIQNDDLPKFVENPGNFTDLRTLGGDDVGEEYLDWAINAATGEDGSIIGIPTDVGGLAFAYRADLFEEAGLPTDPDEVAEMWSSWDAFIAMGEQYVEATGEPFVDNVETTVFFSTVNQVDEKYYSPDGELVFDTNPEVEEAFDVAVRAYDSDISAGIAAWSSGWAPGKANGKFAVTTAPSWMLSSFETDAPDTEGLWRVASIPGVGGNWGGSVIAIPARADNPQAAWQYVETMLSPEGQEEHFAETGTFPAARAALESDEIREYQNEFFGDSAIGEIISDSVLEFNSFYNGPDTSAIGAALLNVLVDMEAGNVDPADAWGDAVASANAAIGG from the coding sequence GTGAACCGTCGCAAGATCGCCCTGCGCGTGACCTTGGCCGGAGCGCTCGCACTCGTCCTGACCGGCTGCTCAGGCGGCGGCTCGGGCGGCGCGTCCGATGCCCCGAACGCCGAGTTCGAATTCTGGTCCTTCACCGGCATCGGCCAGAAGGACTCTGTCGAGCGCTACCTGGACGAGAACCCCGATGCCAACGTCAAGCTCTCCGAGGTGGGGAGCACGACCGAGACAGCCACCGCTCTGACGGCAGCCCTCGCCGGAGGACGCGTGCCGGACCTGGTCATGATCCAGAACGACGACCTGCCGAAGTTCGTCGAGAATCCCGGCAACTTCACCGATCTGCGCACGCTCGGCGGTGACGACGTCGGCGAGGAATACCTCGACTGGGCCATCAATGCCGCGACGGGTGAGGACGGGTCGATCATCGGCATCCCCACCGATGTCGGCGGACTCGCCTTCGCGTATCGCGCCGACCTGTTCGAGGAGGCGGGTCTGCCGACGGATCCGGATGAGGTCGCCGAAATGTGGTCGAGCTGGGACGCCTTCATCGCAATGGGTGAGCAGTACGTTGAGGCGACCGGCGAGCCGTTCGTCGACAACGTCGAGACGACCGTCTTCTTCTCGACGGTCAACCAGGTCGACGAGAAGTACTACTCCCCTGATGGCGAGCTCGTCTTCGACACGAACCCCGAGGTCGAAGAGGCCTTTGACGTCGCGGTGCGCGCGTACGACTCCGACATCAGCGCCGGCATCGCCGCCTGGTCGTCCGGATGGGCGCCGGGCAAGGCGAACGGCAAGTTCGCCGTGACGACGGCGCCGTCGTGGATGCTCTCGAGCTTCGAGACCGACGCGCCCGACACCGAAGGACTGTGGCGCGTCGCCTCGATTCCCGGCGTCGGCGGAAACTGGGGCGGCAGCGTGATCGCCATCCCCGCCCGGGCGGACAACCCGCAGGCCGCGTGGCAGTACGTCGAGACGATGCTGTCGCCCGAGGGCCAGGAGGAGCACTTCGCCGAAACGGGCACGTTCCCCGCGGCCCGGGCTGCTCTCGAGAGCGACGAGATCCGCGAATACCAGAACGAGTTCTTCGGCGATTCCGCGATCGGCGAGATCATCAGCGATTCGGTGCTCGAGTTCAACTCGTTCTACAACGGACCCGACACCAGCGCCATCGGCGCGGCACTGCTGAACGTGCTCGTCGATATGGAGGCCGGCAACGTCGATCCGGCCGATGCCTGGGGCGACGCCGTCGCCAGCGCAAACGCCGCGATCGGCGGCTGA
- a CDS encoding carbohydrate ABC transporter permease gives MTATASAIPVQKVRRRDRPPTIQIRQTFAERIAPYAYVAPFFVIFAVFGLFPLLFTFYVALFDWNPVGEQTFVGLANFERLFQDPRFWNAFVNTFGIFLISTIPQLLLALLLAHLLNHAALKAANFFRMALLVPYITSVAATALVFAQIFDKNFGLITWVFGLFGQPGVDFLSSQVGSWVVISSMVMWRWFGYNTLLYLAGLQAMPREMYEAASVDGASSWQQFIHLTIPSLRPIIIFTVIMSTIGGLQIFTEPLLVAPESGLTCGGGRQCQTLALFLYEQGFGQFEFGYGSAIGVALFVIVVVVSLINFFLTTRTRKAR, from the coding sequence ATGACCGCGACTGCATCCGCCATCCCTGTCCAAAAGGTGCGCCGCCGCGACCGGCCGCCGACCATCCAGATCCGCCAGACGTTCGCCGAACGCATCGCTCCGTACGCGTACGTCGCCCCGTTCTTCGTGATCTTCGCGGTCTTCGGCCTCTTCCCACTGCTGTTCACGTTCTACGTCGCCCTGTTCGATTGGAACCCCGTCGGCGAGCAGACGTTCGTCGGCCTGGCGAACTTCGAACGGCTCTTTCAGGATCCGCGATTCTGGAACGCGTTCGTGAACACCTTCGGAATCTTCCTCATCTCGACGATCCCGCAGCTCCTCCTCGCGCTGCTCCTCGCGCACCTGCTGAATCACGCGGCACTCAAGGCGGCGAACTTCTTCCGGATGGCGCTGCTCGTGCCGTACATCACGTCGGTCGCTGCAACCGCCCTGGTATTCGCCCAGATCTTCGACAAGAACTTCGGCCTCATCACCTGGGTGTTCGGCCTCTTCGGCCAGCCCGGCGTCGATTTCCTGTCGTCGCAGGTCGGCTCGTGGGTCGTCATCTCGTCGATGGTGATGTGGCGATGGTTCGGATACAACACGCTGCTCTATCTCGCGGGGCTCCAGGCGATGCCGCGTGAGATGTACGAGGCGGCGTCCGTCGACGGTGCATCCAGCTGGCAGCAGTTCATTCACCTGACGATTCCATCGCTGCGCCCGATCATCATCTTCACCGTCATCATGTCGACGATCGGCGGGCTGCAGATCTTCACCGAGCCTCTCCTCGTCGCCCCAGAGTCCGGTCTCACGTGTGGCGGCGGACGTCAGTGCCAGACGCTCGCGCTCTTCCTCTATGAGCAGGGCTTCGGTCAGTTCGAGTTCGGCTACGGATCCGCGATCGGCGTCGCGCTGTTCGTGATCGTCGTCGTCGTCTCGCTCATCAACTTCTTCCTCACCACCCGCACACGGAAGGCTCGCTGA
- a CDS encoding FtsB family cell division protein, with amino-acid sequence MRRHAAPSSRSRAGSGRPRPSARDWLSGIRLSGFTVIMLGLVVLGAFVLVPSVSGYVDMRQQITRAEASVALAEEQIAELEVERDRWRDPAFIMSEARERLYYVEPGEIVYLIEDDLPADENEDPEPVDDEVAKDEHDWMTVTLRSIVQAGLAEQGVASDDEVFAP; translated from the coding sequence ATGCGACGACACGCGGCCCCCTCTTCGCGTTCCCGGGCGGGGTCCGGGCGCCCGCGACCCTCCGCCCGCGACTGGCTGAGCGGGATCCGGCTGTCCGGGTTCACCGTCATCATGCTCGGCCTCGTCGTCCTGGGCGCGTTCGTGCTCGTCCCGTCCGTGAGCGGCTACGTCGACATGCGTCAGCAGATCACACGTGCCGAGGCGAGTGTCGCCCTCGCGGAAGAGCAGATCGCCGAGCTCGAGGTCGAGCGCGACCGCTGGCGCGACCCGGCGTTCATCATGAGCGAGGCGCGTGAGCGGCTGTACTACGTCGAGCCGGGCGAGATCGTGTACCTCATCGAGGACGATCTCCCCGCCGACGAGAACGAGGATCCGGAGCCCGTCGACGATGAGGTCGCCAAGGATGAGCATGACTGGATGACGGTCACGCTGCGATCGATCGTGCAGGCCGGCCTCGCCGAGCAGGGCGTCGCGTCCGACGACGAGGTCTTCGCTCCCTGA
- the eno gene encoding phosphopyruvate hydratase: MAQIEAVGAREILDSRGNPTVEVEVLLDDGIVQRAAVPSGASTGAFEAYELRDGDKDRYGGKGVTKAVASVIDELGPAIEGLDAADQRLVDLTLNEVDGTANKKRVGANAILGVSLAVAKAAADSADLPLYRYVGGANAHILPVPALNVINGGEHADNGIDMQEFFLVPHGADSFAESLRWGAEAYQVLKKELLTGGFATGLGDEGGFAPDLPSNRAALDFLMASIEKAGFTPGTDIAVGLDVASTEFFANGVYTFEGKEMSAEQLTSYYEELLANYPLVTIEDALAEDDWDGWAALTARIGDKVQLVGDDLFVTNPERLKRGIDEGIANSLLVKVNQIGTLTETLDAVSMAHNANYTSMMSHRSGETEDVTIADLAVAVGCGQIKSGAPARSDRVAKYNQLLRIEEELGDAATFAGRGAYPRFQG; this comes from the coding sequence GTGGCACAGATCGAAGCAGTAGGCGCACGCGAGATCCTCGACTCCCGAGGGAATCCGACCGTCGAAGTTGAGGTCCTCCTCGACGACGGCATCGTGCAGCGCGCGGCCGTTCCGTCGGGCGCCTCAACCGGAGCGTTCGAGGCGTACGAGCTGCGTGACGGCGACAAGGATCGCTATGGCGGCAAGGGCGTGACGAAGGCGGTCGCGAGCGTGATCGACGAGCTCGGTCCCGCGATCGAAGGTCTCGACGCCGCAGACCAGCGTCTCGTCGACCTGACGCTGAACGAGGTCGACGGCACGGCCAACAAGAAGCGTGTCGGCGCCAACGCGATCCTCGGCGTCAGCCTTGCCGTGGCCAAGGCGGCCGCAGACAGCGCCGATCTGCCGCTGTACCGCTACGTCGGCGGCGCGAACGCGCACATCCTCCCCGTCCCGGCGCTCAACGTCATCAACGGCGGCGAGCACGCCGACAACGGCATCGACATGCAGGAGTTCTTCCTCGTGCCGCACGGCGCCGACTCGTTCGCCGAGTCGTTGCGCTGGGGTGCCGAGGCGTACCAGGTCCTGAAGAAGGAGCTGCTCACGGGCGGCTTCGCGACGGGCCTCGGTGACGAGGGCGGCTTCGCCCCGGACCTCCCGAGCAACCGCGCAGCACTCGACTTCCTCATGGCGTCGATCGAGAAGGCTGGCTTCACCCCCGGCACGGACATCGCCGTTGGCCTCGACGTCGCGTCGACCGAGTTCTTTGCGAACGGCGTCTACACGTTCGAGGGTAAGGAGATGTCGGCCGAGCAGCTCACCTCCTACTACGAGGAGCTGTTGGCGAACTACCCGCTCGTCACAATCGAGGACGCGCTGGCCGAGGACGACTGGGATGGTTGGGCCGCCCTCACGGCGCGCATCGGCGATAAGGTGCAGCTTGTCGGCGACGACCTGTTCGTGACGAACCCCGAGCGTCTGAAGCGCGGCATCGACGAGGGGATCGCGAACTCGCTGCTCGTCAAGGTCAACCAGATCGGCACGCTCACCGAGACGCTCGATGCGGTCTCGATGGCGCACAACGCGAACTACACCTCGATGATGTCGCACCGTTCGGGCGAGACCGAGGACGTCACGATCGCCGACCTCGCGGTCGCGGTGGGCTGCGGCCAGATCAAGTCGGGCGCGCCTGCGCGCAGCGACCGCGTGGCGAAATACAATCAACTCCTGCGCATCGAAGAGGAACTCGGCGACGCCGCGACGTTCGCGGGCCGCGGTGCCTACCCGCGCTTCCAGGGCTGA
- a CDS encoding SDR family oxidoreductase — protein sequence MTIRGTLEERQVLLAGGTSEAGWACAHALRSRGARVIVAGRSPEKLARFADSGFLTMELDLADAAAVDEQIGALSSLDGLIPLVGGWRGGGGISGQSDEDWAFLSTALSTVRHTCRAAWPLLDASPAARVAVVSSVQVTRPRAGGANYVAMKAATEAWIHAVAHGFSSAARAHQRAQTGSCTIFRVDQLAGREQALADAVAALWDTPAADASARIETLA from the coding sequence ATGACGATTCGGGGAACTCTCGAGGAACGACAGGTTCTGCTCGCGGGCGGGACGTCCGAGGCCGGTTGGGCGTGCGCTCACGCGCTGCGCAGCCGCGGCGCGCGCGTCATCGTCGCGGGCCGCTCGCCGGAGAAGCTCGCCCGGTTCGCCGACAGCGGGTTCCTGACGATGGAGCTGGACCTCGCCGATGCGGCCGCGGTCGACGAACAGATCGGCGCGCTGTCCTCGCTCGACGGTCTCATCCCGCTCGTGGGCGGGTGGCGCGGCGGCGGGGGCATCTCCGGTCAGTCCGACGAGGACTGGGCGTTCCTGTCGACAGCACTCTCGACCGTGCGCCACACGTGCCGGGCCGCCTGGCCTCTGCTCGACGCGTCGCCAGCCGCGCGCGTCGCGGTGGTCTCATCCGTGCAGGTCACCAGACCGCGAGCCGGTGGCGCGAACTACGTCGCCATGAAGGCCGCTACCGAGGCCTGGATCCACGCGGTCGCGCACGGCTTCTCTTCCGCGGCGCGGGCACATCAGCGCGCGCAGACCGGATCCTGCACGATCTTCCGCGTCGATCAGCTCGCCGGACGGGAACAGGCGCTCGCGGACGCCGTCGCGGCACTCTGGGACACCCCGGCTGCCGACGCATCCGCACGCATCGAGACTCTCGCGTAG
- a CDS encoding N-acetylglucosamine-6-phosphate deacetylase translates to MTLIHSAQLVADGSTETDAWVRFAGDRIAARGMGSSWRAEQDEDVVDADGGILVPGFVDLHCHGGGGGAFDGDPAAIRDALATHRAHGTTRSVLSLVTARIPDLARQVGAIADVVDSDPLVLGSHLEGPFLDHAHRGAHDPTLLTDPQPRDVDALVEAGRGSVVQVTIAPERPGGLDAVDRFVAAGVRVAVGHTAASYDEALAAFDRGASLVTHAFNAVDGIHHRAPGPVGAALRRPHVTIEVINDGVHVHPAVVKMLFDAAPGRVALITDAMSAAGKADGRYDLGGLAVTVTEGVARLLDGGAIAGSTLLLDEALRQAVDACGLPLVDAVDALTRIPARAIGRDDLGSLSVGSAADAVLMSSALRVRRVWGAGREIG, encoded by the coding sequence ATGACCCTCATCCACTCTGCGCAGCTTGTCGCCGACGGCTCGACCGAGACCGACGCGTGGGTGCGGTTCGCGGGCGACCGCATCGCTGCCCGCGGCATGGGATCCTCGTGGCGCGCCGAACAGGATGAGGACGTCGTCGACGCCGACGGGGGCATCCTCGTTCCCGGCTTCGTCGACCTGCACTGCCACGGTGGGGGAGGCGGCGCGTTCGACGGTGACCCTGCGGCGATCCGCGACGCACTCGCGACCCACCGCGCGCACGGCACGACGCGCAGCGTGCTGTCGCTCGTGACGGCCCGGATCCCGGACCTCGCCCGGCAGGTCGGCGCGATCGCTGACGTCGTCGACAGCGATCCGCTCGTGCTCGGCTCGCACCTCGAAGGCCCGTTCCTCGATCACGCCCACCGCGGCGCCCACGATCCGACGCTGCTGACCGATCCGCAACCGCGCGACGTCGACGCGCTCGTCGAAGCGGGGCGCGGATCCGTCGTGCAGGTCACGATCGCCCCGGAGCGGCCCGGGGGCCTCGACGCGGTCGACCGCTTCGTCGCCGCGGGCGTGCGTGTTGCGGTCGGACACACCGCGGCGAGCTACGACGAGGCTCTCGCGGCCTTCGACCGCGGCGCGTCGCTGGTCACCCACGCGTTCAACGCCGTCGACGGCATCCATCACCGCGCGCCGGGGCCGGTCGGCGCCGCGCTGCGACGCCCGCACGTCACGATCGAGGTCATCAACGACGGCGTGCACGTGCATCCTGCCGTCGTGAAGATGCTGTTCGACGCGGCTCCCGGCCGCGTCGCGCTCATCACCGATGCCATGTCCGCCGCCGGAAAGGCCGACGGCCGCTACGACCTCGGAGGCCTCGCCGTCACCGTCACGGAGGGCGTCGCCCGGCTCCTCGACGGGGGAGCGATCGCGGGGTCGACGCTGCTCCTCGACGAAGCCCTCCGCCAGGCGGTCGACGCGTGTGGTCTCCCGCTCGTCGACGCGGTCGACGCCCTCACGCGGATCCCGGCGCGTGCCATCGGGCGCGATGACCTCGGCTCGCTCTCGGTCGGCAGCGCGGCCGACGCCGTGCTGATGTCCTCCGCGTTGCGCGTGCGCCGCGTCTGGGGCGCGGGTCGCGAAATCGGCTGA
- a CDS encoding carbohydrate ABC transporter permease — MSAVDQSLPKAAGAAPLPMRSNRSKRGHRVGKVPWPVYAMLIVAVIISVFPLYYMFVIASVGASAVTSIPPRLYPGFNFVEVASKVFETVPFIQSLINSVIVSLTVAVLAAILCALAGFAFAKLRFPGRNALFLIVLLTMTVPAQLSVIPQYLIISWLDWVDTLQAIIVPGLASAFGIFWMRQHMATTLSDELMQAARIDGCNSWQVFWRIGFPVVRPAAFVLGLITFTAVWNDFMWPFIVLKSPELFTVQIALKQLQANRTIDLALTMGGSFLATLPLLLVFFFVGRRMVAGIMDGAFKG, encoded by the coding sequence ATGTCCGCCGTCGACCAGTCGCTCCCGAAGGCCGCCGGGGCCGCTCCCCTGCCGATGCGGTCGAACCGCTCCAAGCGCGGCCACCGCGTCGGCAAGGTGCCGTGGCCCGTGTACGCGATGCTGATCGTCGCGGTCATCATCAGCGTCTTCCCGCTGTATTACATGTTCGTCATCGCGTCCGTGGGCGCATCCGCCGTGACCTCGATTCCGCCGCGGCTGTACCCGGGGTTCAACTTCGTCGAGGTCGCGAGCAAGGTCTTCGAGACCGTGCCGTTCATCCAGTCGCTGATCAACAGCGTGATCGTGTCGCTGACGGTCGCGGTCCTCGCCGCGATCCTGTGCGCCTTGGCCGGCTTCGCTTTCGCGAAGCTGCGCTTTCCTGGTCGCAACGCGCTGTTCCTGATCGTGCTGCTGACGATGACGGTGCCCGCTCAGCTCAGCGTGATCCCCCAGTACCTGATCATCTCGTGGCTCGACTGGGTCGACACGCTCCAGGCGATCATCGTTCCGGGGCTCGCCAGCGCGTTCGGCATCTTCTGGATGCGGCAGCACATGGCAACGACCCTCAGCGACGAGCTGATGCAGGCCGCACGCATCGACGGCTGCAACAGCTGGCAGGTGTTCTGGCGGATCGGATTCCCCGTTGTGCGTCCTGCGGCGTTCGTGCTCGGGCTCATCACCTTCACGGCGGTGTGGAATGACTTCATGTGGCCGTTCATCGTGCTCAAGTCGCCAGAACTGTTCACCGTCCAGATCGCGCTGAAACAGCTTCAGGCGAACCGCACGATCGACCTTGCCCTCACCATGGGCGGGTCGTTCCTCGCGACCCTGCCGCTCCTGCTCGTGTTCTTCTTCGTCGGCAGACGTATGGTCGCCGGCATCATGGACGGCGCCTTCAAGGGGTGA
- a CDS encoding LacI family DNA-binding transcriptional regulator: MARPTIIDVARAAGVSRATAARVLAGATNVDPAMTSAVEREARNLGYETNAAARVLRGGRAGAIGLVIAFNEIGSINGTFFATALKGAAKGLSAGDVQPVLLPADDEDRTKIPKFLRSGAVDGVVVILQHEITHLVEVLADAPVPIAWVGRPHGDIGPDPIIVDVDNHGGGVLAARALVEAGRRRIGIITGPPDMEQANDRARGWTEELTRSGIAPGPIVHGDFTVDSGMAAMTRLLQRDPELDGVFASSDLMAAGAMRVLQAAGRRVPVDVSLVGFDDVLIATTSEPPLTTVRQPLEEMGRAAAEALIAVIQGDPVDRVREFPTALVRRESL, encoded by the coding sequence ATGGCCCGACCCACGATCATCGACGTCGCCAGAGCAGCCGGCGTCTCGCGCGCAACGGCGGCTCGCGTGCTCGCGGGTGCCACGAACGTCGACCCCGCGATGACGTCCGCCGTGGAGCGCGAAGCGCGCAATCTCGGATACGAGACGAACGCCGCCGCGCGCGTGTTGCGCGGCGGCCGCGCTGGAGCCATCGGGCTCGTGATCGCGTTCAACGAGATCGGCAGCATCAACGGCACGTTCTTCGCCACGGCGCTCAAGGGAGCGGCGAAGGGCCTGTCTGCGGGCGACGTCCAGCCTGTGCTGCTGCCCGCCGACGACGAGGACCGGACGAAGATCCCGAAGTTCCTGCGGTCCGGCGCCGTCGACGGTGTCGTCGTGATCCTGCAACACGAGATCACGCACCTCGTCGAGGTGCTTGCTGACGCGCCCGTGCCGATCGCCTGGGTGGGACGCCCGCACGGCGACATCGGGCCGGATCCCATCATCGTCGACGTCGACAATCATGGCGGCGGCGTCCTGGCGGCGCGCGCGCTGGTCGAGGCCGGCCGTCGCCGGATCGGGATCATCACCGGGCCGCCCGACATGGAGCAAGCCAACGACAGGGCGCGAGGCTGGACCGAGGAGCTCACACGGTCCGGGATCGCTCCCGGACCGATCGTCCACGGCGATTTCACCGTCGACAGCGGGATGGCGGCGATGACGCGGCTGCTGCAGCGCGATCCGGAGCTCGACGGCGTGTTCGCGTCGTCCGACCTGATGGCCGCGGGCGCGATGCGCGTGCTGCAGGCGGCCGGGCGCCGAGTGCCCGTCGACGTCTCGCTCGTGGGCTTCGACGACGTGCTCATCGCGACGACGTCCGAACCGCCCCTGACGACGGTTCGGCAGCCGCTCGAGGAGATGGGACGCGCCGCCGCAGAGGCGCTGATCGCCGTGATCCAGGGCGATCCGGTGGATCGGGTGCGGGAGTTCCCGACCGCGCTCGTGCGGCGAGAGTCGCTGTGA
- a CDS encoding glycosyl hydrolase family 95 catalytic domain-containing protein: MTRWRFTTRTAAPTWEDGLVVGSGRIGAIAYGPADALTIALAHERFLLPVNPRPDAPDLTGVLPEMRARILAGDGSAAANLLESAANEAGYDGLVWTDPLAVCATLAVASPGGVTDAVRSIDLRRGTATIAWADDRGGERRVTLVAPRGTDSVWIALESDLAAEVTLRLGLDPRDDGPAASFAPDYSGRVTSAVAGGRIGRLELRDAHGERLARVRATGARSWDAGDPQALVARVIVPAGGRTLLRLDVEVAGSPVRPADDADWDAILRDQTRPHRELVEASTLQLEGREGRVVEEIWDRAAAGDPAARRRAIEIAYAAGRSHIIAATGELPPTLQGVWQGTFTPAWSADYTLNGNVQNGGIAGLIPTGTPELAASLLELILPFADHYRANARRVFGADGMLLPSRMSTHGKADHFNARFPHLFWTGCGGWVLRVIADLVAVTGDRSLVDDRVWELVDGVLRFAETATVSRDGLRHFVPSYSPENTPSDAESSLASDSTADVAIHRDAARAAAVLARARGDEALEERWTALVDALPDYRIADDGTLAEWIGQPWRENHAHRHATQLYPLWYEVDPAFTGPGERAARLREAARATIRAKIAWRAADPTPPPGRMEMSFGLVQLGLASAALGDADDALRCVEWLAVDHVAPALTTRHDAGRIFNLDASGGLPALVAAMLLGSTADTLTVLPALPESWPTGRVTGLRGRGGVVVDVLEWDGSSCALELRRLDAAEWLCPDGRVRLLPGSGFRCEDPRDEELTLRAGESATVRLVRARAR, from the coding sequence GTGACGCGCTGGCGCTTCACGACGCGGACGGCGGCGCCGACCTGGGAGGACGGGCTCGTCGTCGGTAGTGGACGCATTGGCGCGATCGCATACGGACCGGCCGACGCGCTCACGATCGCGCTCGCTCACGAGCGCTTCCTCCTTCCGGTCAACCCCCGGCCCGATGCGCCCGACCTCACCGGCGTTCTCCCCGAGATGCGCGCCCGGATCCTCGCCGGTGACGGCTCCGCGGCCGCCAACCTGCTCGAGTCAGCCGCGAACGAGGCCGGATACGACGGCCTCGTCTGGACCGACCCGCTCGCCGTGTGCGCGACGCTCGCGGTGGCGTCGCCCGGAGGCGTCACGGATGCGGTGCGCAGCATCGATCTGCGCCGGGGCACGGCGACGATCGCGTGGGCGGACGACCGTGGCGGCGAGCGCCGCGTGACGCTGGTGGCCCCGCGCGGCACGGACTCTGTGTGGATCGCGCTGGAATCCGACCTCGCCGCCGAGGTGACGTTGCGACTCGGGCTGGATCCGCGCGACGACGGCCCCGCCGCGTCCTTCGCACCCGACTACTCCGGGCGGGTCACCTCGGCCGTGGCGGGTGGGCGAATCGGTCGGCTCGAGCTGCGCGATGCGCACGGCGAGCGCCTCGCCCGCGTGCGGGCCACCGGGGCGAGGTCGTGGGACGCGGGTGATCCGCAGGCACTCGTCGCGCGCGTGATCGTGCCCGCCGGCGGCCGCACGCTGCTGCGCCTGGACGTCGAGGTCGCCGGCAGTCCGGTCCGGCCGGCCGACGACGCGGACTGGGACGCGATCCTGCGCGACCAGACCCGGCCGCATCGTGAGCTGGTCGAGGCCTCGACGCTGCAGCTGGAGGGACGCGAGGGTCGGGTCGTTGAGGAGATCTGGGATCGCGCGGCCGCAGGTGATCCGGCGGCTCGGCGGCGGGCGATCGAGATCGCCTACGCCGCTGGTCGATCGCACATCATCGCGGCCACCGGCGAGCTGCCTCCCACGCTGCAGGGAGTCTGGCAGGGCACATTCACGCCGGCCTGGTCGGCCGATTACACCCTCAACGGAAACGTGCAGAACGGCGGCATCGCGGGGCTCATCCCGACGGGAACCCCCGAGTTGGCTGCCTCGCTTCTCGAGCTCATCCTGCCGTTCGCCGACCACTACCGCGCGAATGCGCGCCGCGTCTTTGGAGCCGACGGCATGCTGCTGCCGTCGCGCATGTCGACGCACGGTAAGGCCGATCACTTCAACGCCCGGTTCCCGCACCTGTTCTGGACGGGATGCGGCGGCTGGGTGTTGCGGGTCATCGCCGATCTGGTCGCGGTGACGGGCGACCGTTCGCTCGTCGACGACCGCGTGTGGGAGCTCGTCGACGGCGTCCTCCGATTCGCCGAGACGGCGACGGTGTCGCGCGATGGCCTCCGGCACTTCGTGCCGAGCTACTCGCCGGAGAACACTCCGTCAGACGCCGAATCCTCGCTCGCCTCGGACAGCACGGCCGACGTCGCGATCCATCGTGACGCCGCCCGCGCCGCGGCCGTGCTCGCGCGCGCTCGCGGCGATGAAGCGCTCGAGGAGCGCTGGACCGCGCTCGTCGACGCGCTCCCGGACTATCGGATAGCCGACGACGGCACGCTCGCCGAGTGGATCGGCCAGCCGTGGCGCGAGAATCACGCCCATCGACACGCGACGCAGCTCTACCCGCTCTGGTACGAGGTCGACCCTGCCTTCACGGGGCCGGGGGAGCGAGCCGCGCGCCTCCGCGAGGCCGCCCGGGCCACGATCCGGGCCAAGATCGCGTGGCGGGCGGCCGACCCGACGCCGCCGCCCGGGCGCATGGAGATGTCGTTCGGCCTGGTGCAGCTCGGGCTCGCATCGGCGGCGTTGGGTGACGCCGACGACGCGCTTCGGTGCGTGGAATGGCTCGCCGTCGATCACGTCGCGCCTGCGCTGACGACCCGTCACGATGCCGGGCGCATCTTCAATCTCGACGCGAGCGGCGGACTGCCTGCGCTCGTGGCCGCCATGCTCCTGGGATCGACCGCCGACACCCTCACGGTCCTTCCCGCCCTTCCCGAAAGCTGGCCGACCGGGCGCGTGACGGGGCTGCGCGGACGGGGCGGCGTCGTCGTCGACGTTCTCGAATGGGACGGTTCCTCGTGCGCGCTCGAGCTGCGTCGGCTCGACGCGGCCGAATGGCTCTGTCCGGATGGCCGTGTGCGCCTGCTCCCCGGGTCAGGTTTCCGGTGCGAGGACCCGCGGGACGAGGAACTCACGCTGCGGGCCGGCGAATCCGCGACCGTACGGCTCGTGCGCGCCCGAGCCCGGTGA